Proteins encoded together in one Plutella xylostella chromosome 17, ilPluXylo3.1, whole genome shotgun sequence window:
- the LOC105385074 gene encoding uncharacterized protein LOC105385074, whose product MMKNCIKNVYYVIVLTLCIDGGDGRWKKSSREKLERDISIFRKISENIEREIDDFYDDDYKGLDDKFYDDTHVELETGTSKKFYNELILEPTRHSLSNVSSVTKQYNKNEYPHTEYAEKVRAFSSFSFVPLTDRENTIDEATTRDSTWPKFEDMLLSIGKKYDWKNDRWIKVREKAKKGSEKQNISRNRIDFLSKHKFNYRFIKLNRSKSKRNVILAVKAVR is encoded by the exons ATGATGAAAAATTGTATTAAGAATGTCTACTACGTCATCGTACTCACATTATGCATAG ACGGAGGCGACGGTCGATGGAAGAAATCAAGCAGAGAAAAACTTGAGCGTGACATTTCGATATTCAGAAAAATATCTG aaaATATTGAACGTGAAATTGACGACTTCTACGATGATGACTACAAAGGACTCGACGATAAATTTTACGATGACACACACGTTGAGTTGGAAACTGGAACATCAAAGAAATTCTATAACGAACTGATATTGGAGCCGACGCGACATTCCCTTTCCAATGTATCGAGTGtaacaaaacaatacaacaaaaacgAGTACCCTCACACAGAGTATGCAGAAAAAGTCAGAGCTTTTTCATCATTTTCCTTTGTTCCTTTAACCGACAGAGAGAATACTATCGATGAAGCGACCACGCGCGACTCTACGTGGCCGAAATTCGAAGACATGCTTCTATCCATCGGAAAAAAGTATGATTGGAAAAACGACCGCTGGATCAAAGTTAGAGAAAAGGCGAAAAAAGGatcggaaaaacaaaacattagtAGAAATAGGATCGATTTCCTTTCAAagcataaatttaattataggtTTATTAAACTGAATAGGAGTAAGTCAAAGAGAAACGTGATACTGGCCGTGAAAGCCGTGAGATAA